A window from Bos mutus isolate GX-2022 chromosome 1, NWIPB_WYAK_1.1, whole genome shotgun sequence encodes these proteins:
- the LOC102274652 gene encoding olfactory receptor 5H19, with product METKNVTELTEFILTGLTHQPEWQIPLFLLFLMIYLITIVGNLGLIVLICNDPHLHIPMYLFLGNLAFVDTWLSSTVTPKMLLNFFAMSKMISLSERKIQFFSFAICVTTECFLLATMAFDRYVAICKPLLYPVFMTNRLCIWLLVLSFLGGIFHAIIHNAFLLRLTFCNSIIVNHFYCDIIPLFKISCTDPSINFLIVFIFAGSIQTFTISIVLVSYTLVLFTILKKKSLQGIRKAVSTCGAHLLSVSLYYGPLLFMYVLPGSAQENDQNMMDSLFYTVIIPFLNPIIYSLRNKKVIDSLTKMLKRNV from the coding sequence atggaaacaaaaaatgtAACAGAGCTGACAGAGTTCATTCTCACAGGACTTACACATCAACCAGAGTGGCAGATCCCCCTGTTCCTTCTGTTCTTGATGATATACCTCATCACCATTGTGGGAAACCTTGGTCTAATCGTGCTCATCTGCAATGACCCTCACCTTCACATCCCCATGTACTTATTCCTTGGGAATCTGGCCTTTGTGGATACTTGGTTATCCTCCACAGTGACCCCCAAAATGCTGCTCAACTTCTTTGCCATGAGCAAAATGATCTCTCTTTCTGAACGTAAGatacagtttttttcctttgcaatttgCGTAACCACAGAATGTTTTCTGCTGGCTACAATGGCGTTTGATCGTTATGTGGCCATATGCAAACCATTACTTTATCCAGTGTTCATGACCAATAGACTATGTATCTGGCTATTAGTTTTGTCATTTTTAGGTGGCATCTTCCATGCCATAATTCATAATGCTTTTTTACTCAGATTAACCTTCTGCAATTCCATCATAGTAAATCACTTTTATTGTGACATTATACCATTGTTTAAGATTTCCTGTACTGATCCTTCCATTAATTTTCTTATAGTATTCATTTTTGCTGGATCAATACAGAcattcaccatttccattgttcttGTCTCTTATACACTTGTTCTCTttacaatcttaaaaaagaagtctCTACAAGGAATAAGGAAGGCTGTCTCCACCTGTGGAGCCCAcctcctgtctgtctctttatACTATGGGCCTCTTCTCTTCATGTATGTGCTCCCTGGATCTGCACAAGAAAATGATCAGAATATGATGGACTCTCTGTTTTACACTGTCATAATTCCTTTCTTAAATCCAATAATTTATAGcctgagaaataagaaagtcatAGACTCACTGACAAAAATGTTAAAGAGAAATGTTTAG